A section of the Bombus huntii isolate Logan2020A chromosome 5, iyBomHunt1.1, whole genome shotgun sequence genome encodes:
- the LOC126865565 gene encoding myosin heavy chain, muscle isoform X13 produces the protein MPKPKPQEGEDPDPTPYLFVSLEQKRIDQTKPYDAKKACWVPDEKEGYVLGEIKATKGDIVSVTLPGGESKDFKKDQLQQVNPPKYEKAEDMSNLTYLNDASVLHNLKQRYYAKLIYTYSGLFCVAINPYKRFPVYTHRCAKLYRGKRRNEVPPHIFAISDGAYVNMLTNSENQSMLITGESGAGKTENTKKVIAYFATVGASTKKADDTSQKKGSLEDQVVQTNPVLEAFGNAKTVRNDNSSRFGKFIRIHFGPTGKLAGADIETYLLEKARVISQQALERSYHIFYQMMSGSVPGLKEMCCLSNDIHEYYFVSQGKTTIPNVDDGEECTLTDQAFDVLGFTQEEKNDIYKITAAVMHMGGMKFKQRGREEQAEADGTEEGERVAKLLGCDCADLYKNLLKPRIKVGNEFVTQGRNKDQVAYSVGAMSKAMFDRLFKWLVKKCNETLDTQQKRQHFIGVLDIAGFEIFDFNSFEQLCINFTNEKLQQFFNHHMFVLEQEEYTKEGIQWEFIDFGMDLLACIELIEKPMGILSILEEESMFPKATDKTFEEKLNNNHLGKSPNFLKPKPPKPGQQAAHFAIGHYAGNVPYNITGWLEKNKDPLNDTVVDQFKKSSNKLLVEIFADHPGQSGDAGGGGGAKGGRGKKGGGFSTVSSSYREQLNNLMTTLRATQPHFVRCIIPNEMKQPGVIDSHLVMHQLTCNGVLEGIRICRKGFPNRMVYPDFKLRYMILAPAAMASESDPKKAAQKCFDEIGLDPENYRIGHTKVFFRAGVLGQMEELRDERLSKIVSWMQAYIRGYLSRKDYKKLQDQRLALVVVQRNLRKYLQIRTWPWWKLWQKVKPLLNVTRIEDELAALEEKARKAQEAFEKEEKLRKELEEQNTKLVSERNALQRQLDGEKGSLSEYMEKSLKLAAQKADIESQLQDLNDRFKEEEDARNNLFQNKKKLEQEVAGLKKDIEDLELNLQKSEQDKATKDHQIRNLNDEIAHQDELINKLNKEKKNQGEVNQKTAEELQAAEDKVNHLNKVKVKLEHTLDELEDSLEREKKSRADVEKAKRKVEGDLKLTQEAVADLERNKKELEQTIQRKDKELSSLTAKLEDEQSLVGKLQKQIKELQARIEELEEEIEAERGSRVKAEKQRSDLARELEELGERLEEAGGATSAQIELNKKREAELSKLRRDLEEANIQHEATLASLRKKHNDAVAEMGEQIDTLNKLKARAEKGRHDIHAELNNSRAATDQVSREKAAQEKIVKQLQHQLNETQGKLEEVNRTLNDFDAAKKKLSIENSDLLRQLEEAESQVSQLSKIKISLTTQLEDTKRLADEESRERATLLGKFRNLEHDLDNIREQVEEEAEGKADLQRQLSKANAEAQLWRTKYESEGVARAEELEEAKRKLQARLAEAEETIESLNQKVIALEKTKQRLSTEVEDLQIEVDRATAIANAAEKKQKAFDKIIGEWKLKVDDLAAELDASQKECRNYSTELFRLRGAYEEGQEQLEAVRRENKNLADEVKDLLDQIGEGGRNIHEIEKARKRLEAEKDELQAALEEAEAALEQEENKVLRSQLELSQVRQEIDRRIQEKEEEFENTRKNHQRALDSMQASLEAEAKGKAEALRMKKKLEADINELEIALDHANKANAEAQKNIKRYQQQLKDVQTALEEEQRARDEARELLGISERRANALQNELEESRTLLEQADRGRRQAEQELADCHEQLNELGAQNASISAAKRKLEAELQTLHSDLDELLNEAKNSEEKAKKAMVDAARLADELRAEQDHAQTQEKLRKALETQIKELQVRLDEAEANALKGGKKAIQKLEQRVRELENELDGEQRRHADAQKNLRKSERRIKELSFQADEDRKNHERMQDLVDKLQQKIKTYKRQIEEAEEIAALNLAKFRKAQQELEEAEERADLAEQAITKFRTKGRGGSAARGLSPAPHRPAFKPQLDGSAFPPRFDLQPDGEL, from the exons AGCAAGGACTTCAAAAAGGACCAGCTGCAGCAAGTAAATCCACCGAAATATGAAAAAGCCGAGGATATGTCGAATTTAACTTACCTCAACGATGCTTCGGTCCTCCACAATTTGAAACAACGTTATTACGCCAAACTCATCTAC ACGTACTCTGGCCTCTTCTGTGTAGCTATCAATCCCTACAAAAGATTTCCCGTATATACTCATAGATGCGCCAAACTTTATCGAGGCAAAAGACGTAACGAAGTGCCACCGCACATTTTTGCCATTTCTGATGGAGCCTATGTCAATATGCTTACCA ACAGTGAAAATCAATCCATGTTGATTACCGGCGAATCTGGTGCCGGAAAAACTGAGAACACGAAGAAAGTAATCGCGTATTTCGCCACTGTCGGTGCCTCGACTAAGAAAGCCGACGACACTTCCCAGAAGAAAGGTTCCCTGGAAGATCAGGTGGTGCAAACCAATCCTGTCTTGGAAGCGTTCGGTAATGCTAAAACCGTCCGTAATGACAACTCCTCGCGTTTC GGTAAATTCATCCGTATTCACTTTGGCCCCACTGGAAAATTGGCTGGTGCCGATATCGAGACCT ATCTATTGGAGAAAGCTCGTGTCATCTCTCAACAGGCTCTTGAACGTTCTTATCACATCTTCTACCAAATGATGTCAGGCTCGGTCCCCGGTTTGAAGG AAATGTGCTGCCTCTCGAATGACATCCACGAGTACTACTTCGTCTCTCAAGGCAAGACTACGATTCCAAATGTCGACGACGGCGAGGAGTGTACTTTGACCGAC CAAGCTTTCGATGTATTGGGCTTCACTcaagaagaaaagaacgaCATTTACAAGATCACCGCTGCTGTCATGCACATGGGTGGTATGAAGTTCAAGCAAAGAGGTCGCGAAGAACAAGCCGAAGCCGACGGAACCGAG GAAGGTGAACGTGTCGCCAAACTGCTTGGTTGCGACTGTGCCGATCTTTACAAGAACTTGTTGAAACCAAGGATCAAGGTCGGTAACGAGTTCGTAACACAAGGTCGTAACAAGGATCAAGTAGCATATTCGGTGGGTGCCATGTCGAAGGCCATGTTCGACAGGCTGTTTAAATGGTTGGTCAAAAAATGTAACGAAACCCTGGACACGCAACAAAAGAGGCAACATTTCATCGGTGTACTGGATATCGCCGGTTTTGAAATCTTCGAC TTCAACAGCTTCGAGCAGCTCTGCATCAACTTCACCAATGAGAAGCTTCAACAGTTCTTCAATCACCACATGTTCGTCCTCGAACAAGAAGAATATACGAAGGAGGGCATTCAGTGGGAATTCATAGACTTTGGCATGGATCTCCTCGCGTGTATTGAATTGATCGAGAAG CCTATGGGTATCCTCTCCATTCTTGAAGAAGAATCTATGTTCCCGAAAGCCACTGACAAGACCTTCGAGGAGAAATTGAACAACAATCACCTTGGCAAGAGTCCTAACTTCTTGAAGCCTAAACCGCCGAAACCAGGCCAGCAAGCAGCTCACTTTGCTATCGGCCATTATGCCGGAAAT GTACCATACAACATCACGGGTTGGCTGGAAAAGAACAAGGACCCGTTGAACGACACTGTTGTGGATCAGTTCAAGAAATCCAGTAATAAACTGCTGGTCGAGATCTTCGCTGACCATCCTGGACAGTCTGGTGATGCCGGTGGCGGCGGCGGTGCGAAAGGTGGACGTGGTAAGAAGGGCGGTGGCTTCTCGACGGTATCATCGTCCTATAGGGAACAATTGAACAACCTGATGACTACTCTGAGAGCTACCCAACCACACTTCGTCCGTTGTATCATCCCCAACGAAATGAAGCAGCCGGGTGTCATAGATTCTCATCTCGTCATGCATCAGTTGACTTGTAACGGTGTACTTGAAGGCATCCGTATTTGTCGTAAAGGATTCCCCAACAGAATGGTCTATCCTGACTTCAAGCTACG TTACATGATCTTAGCGCCGGCCGCGATGGCCTCTGAGTCGGATCCAAAGAAAGCCGCTCAGAAATGTTTCGATGAAATTGGCCTTGATCCGGAAAACTACAGGATTGGTCATACTAAG GTGTTCTTCCGTGCCGGAGTCCTGGGTCAGATGGAAGAACTTCGTGACGAGCGACTTAGCAAAATCGTATCTTGGATGCAAGCCTACATCAGAGGTTACTTGTCCAGAAAAGACTACAAGAAACTGCAAGATCAACGTTTGGCATTGGTCGTCGTACAAAGGAACTTGAGGAAATACTTGCAAATTCGTACTTGGCCATGGTGGAAATTGTGGCAGAAAGTTAAGCCCCTTCTCAACGTTACTCGTATCGAGGACGAGCTTGCC GCGCTCGAGGAGAAAGCGAGAAAAGCTCAGGAAGCCTtcgaaaaggaagagaaactGCGCAAGGAACTCGAAGAGCAGAACACGAAACTTGTCTCCGAAAGGAATGCCTTGCAGCGACAACTGGATGGTGAAAAAGGTTCCCTCTCGGAATATATGGAGAAATCTCTGAAATTGGCCGCTCAGAAAGCCGATATCGAGTCACAACTTCAG GATCTGAATGACAGAttcaaagaagaagaagatgcCAGGAACAATCTCTTCCAAAATAAGAAGAAACTCGAACAAGAAGTGGCAGGTCTAAAGAAAGACATTGAGGACCTCGAGCTTAACCTACAGAAATCAGAGCAAGATAAGGCGACGAAGGACCACCAGATCCGTAATTTGAACGACGAGATCGCTCATCAAGACGAACTGATCAATAAATTgaacaaagagaaaaagaatcaAGGTGAAGTTAATCAGAAAACTGCCGAAGAGCTTCAAGCTGCCGAAGATAAAGTCAATCACTTGAACAAAGTCAAAGTCAAACTCGAGCACACTCTTGACGAACTCGAAGATTCCCTCGAACGTGAAAAGAAATCACG AGCCGACGTAGAGAAAGCTAAACGAAAGGTGGAAGGCGACTTGAAACTTACACAGGAAGCTGTTGCTGACCTCGAGAGAAATAAGAAGGAACTCGAACAAACCATTCAACGTAAGGACAAGGAATTATCGTCTTTGACCGCTAAACTTGAAGACGAGCAGTCGTTAGTAGGCAAATTACAGAAACAAATTAAGGAATTACAAGCCCGTATCGAAGAACTGGAAGAAGAG ATCGAAGCTGAGCGTGGTTCTCGCGTGAAAGCTGAGAAACAGCGCAGTGACTTGGCACGAGAACTCGAGGAACTTGGTGAACGTCTCGAGGAAGCTGGCGGTGCCACCTCTGCTCAAATTGAACTCAACAAGAAGAGAGAAGCCGAACTTAGCAAGCTGCGCAGAGACCTCGAGGAAGCCAACATTCAACACGAAGCCACTCTTGCGAGTTTACGCAAAAAGCACAACGATGCCGTTGCCGAAATGGGAGAACAAATTGATACGCTTAACAAACTCAAGGCCAG AGCTGAAAAGGGTCGTCATGATATCCATGCCGAGCTGAACAATTCCCGTGCCGCGACGGATCAGGTTTCAAGGGAAAAG GCTGCCCAAGAAAAGATCGTGAAACAATTGCAACACCAATTAAACGAAACCCAAGGAAAACTGGAGGAAGTGAACCGTACTCTGAATGACTTCGATGCTGCGAAGAAGAAACTGTCGATCGAAAACAGTGATCTGCTACGACAATTAGAGGAAGCCGAATCGCAAGTAAGTCAGCTTTCGAAGATCAAGATTTCGCTGACAACGCAGCTCGAAGACACGAAACGATTGGCTGACGAAGAATCGAGAGAACGCGCTACTCTCCTTGGCAAATTCCGTAACTTGGAACACGATTTGGATAACATTCGTGAACAAGTGGAAGAGGAAGCCGAAGGTAAAGCGGATCTTCAGAGGCAACTTAGCAAGGCAAACGCGGAGGCACAATTATGGCGCACGAAATACGAATCTGAGGGCGTTGCGAGAGCGGAAGAACTCGAGGAAGCTAAGAGGAAGCTGCAGGCACGGTTGGCCGAAGCGGAGGAAACCATCGAATCCCTCAACCAAAAGGTTATCGCTCTCGAGAAGACGAAACAGAGATTGTCGACGGAGGTAGAGGACTTACAGATCGAAGTGGATCGCGCGACCGCGATCGCCAACGCCGCCGAAAAGAAACAGAAGGCCTTCGATAAGATTATCGGCGAATGGAAACTCAAAGTGGACGATCTCGCCGCCGAACTCGATGCCAGTCAGAAGGAATGCCGTAATTACAGCACGGAATTGTTCAGGCTCAGAG GTGCGTACGAAGAAGGTCAGGAACAGTTGGAAGCAGTGCGTCGCGAGAACAAGAATCTAGCCGACGAAGTAAAAGACCTCTTGGATCAAATTGGCGAAGGTGGACGCAATATTCACGAGATCGAAAAAGCCAGGAAGCGCCTGGAGGCTGAAAAGGATGAACTTCAAGCTGCTCTGGAAGAAGCAGAGGCCGCTTTGGAACAAGAAGAGAACAAAGTATTGCGCAGTCAACTTGAACTGAGTCAAGTCAGACAAGAAATCGACCGACGTATCCAGGAGAAGGAAGAGGAATTCGAAAATACCAGAAAGAATCACCAACGTGCTCTCGATTCTATGCAGGCATCGCTCGAAGCTGAAGCTAAG GGCAAGGCCGAGGCTTTGCGCATGAAGAAAAAACTGGAAGCAGATATAAACGAATTGGAGATCGCCCTGGATCATGCGAACAAAGCGAATGCCGAAGCTCAAAAGAACATCAAGAGATACCAACAGCAGCTGAAGGATGTCCAGACCGCGCTCGAGGAAGAACAACGAGCTCGCGACGAAGCGAGAGAACTTCTTGGAATTTCGGAACGCCGGGCGAACGCGCTTCAGAACGAACTCGAAGAAAGCCGTACTCTTCTCGAACAAGCGGACCGCGGACGTCGCCAGGCTGAACAAGAATTGGCCGACTGCCACGAGCAACTCAACGAACTAGGTGCTCAGAACGCTTCCATCTCTGCTGCCAAGAGAAAACTCGAGGCTGAGCTGCAAACCCTTCAC tCTGACTTGGACGAATTGTTGAACGAAGCAAAGAACTCTGAGGAGAAAGCAAAGAAAGCCATGGTTGATGCCGCTAGATTAGCCGACGAACTTCGAGCCGAACAAGATCATGCTCAAACGCAAGAGAAGCTTCGCAAAGCACTCGAAACTCAGATCAAGGAACTCCAGGTGCGTCTCGACGAAGCTGAAGCGAATGCCCTGAAAGGTGGTAAGAAGGCAATTCAAAAACTCGAACAACGTGTTCGTGAATTGGAGAACGAACTCGATGGAGAACAGAGGAGACACGCTGACGCTCAGAAGAATCTTCGCAAGTCCGAACGTCGCATCAAGGAACTCAGCTTCCAG GCTGATGAGGACCGCAAGAACCATGAGCGCATGCAAGACCTTGTCGATAAGCTTCAACAGAAGATCAAGACCTACAAGAGGCAGATCGAGGAAGCTGAAGAAATCGCTGCTTTGAATCTCGCGAAATTCCGCAAAGCGCAACAAGAGCTCGAGGAGGCAGAGGAAAGGGCGGACCTGGCTGAACAGGCAATTACCAAGTTCCGTACTAAAGGACGCGGAGGAAGTGCTGCGCGCGGACTGAGCCCAGCG CCACACCGACCTGCGTTCAAACCCCAATTGGATGGTTCCGCATTCCCGCCACGCTTCGACCTGCAGCCCGATGGTGAACTGTAA